Part of the Benincasa hispida cultivar B227 chromosome 11, ASM972705v1, whole genome shotgun sequence genome, GATTTGGTTGTATGTTTCTTCTGAATACCTCTCTTATTTTCGTTGATTTTTAGTTGTATGCTGTACATCgcttatttgtaattaattaggGTAGGCAACAATATGAAAACAAGAGATTTAAAGAAAATAGAggtgtattttatgttttcaaatatttatttaatagcatattcagaaattaaatttcaatttaaataatttttcaaaatgtgtttgaaaatatatttataaactacaaaaCTAATTATAGTTACTAAATACTAGGTTGATTATACGctattactaattaatttatgaacttgctttatgtaaaaaaaaaaattgtataattatattattttgtaatatcatatgatatataatgtattatatattacatattttaatttaacaaaaataattgaatttataacatgaaatactatatttactattgtttttttttttatcatttttaatataattctgcattttagattttgaattcaaaatctagatacactaaaaacataaaaaagttttcaaaatttgcacCGTTGGATCACACAATCCggaaacaatttttaaaaacagaaaTCAAACGGCCAAACAAACACATATTCGCTAAACTCAGTGAATCTGAAAgcataaaacaaaatctaagTTGCTACCAAAGAAGCTCTTATTTTCCCATCTCTTTCAAATAAAGGGGAAGTTTCAATGGCATAACCAAAACAATTTATGGGAAAACATGGCAGTTATTAAAGTTGTACACTGGAGGGAGAGAGAGGACTCACTGCATTCTGCCCCAGTACTGTGCACAAAATCCCATCAGACGCATTTGCACGACATGCACGTATCATATACGTCGGATCAATATACTTCACATCAACTGGAACACTAATCTCCTTGAAGTATTTCTTCATCTGCAACAAGGGGGCAAAAAAATGGTACAATATCTTAATACACCAGCAGAATAATCCAGATCAAGTTTCCAAAGGCACAACAATCCCCCTCATTTTGAATAACCACATAGTTCagctttaaaacataaaatttaaagcAGCCTAACGCTGTACTGCTCCCAAGTATTCCATACTAACGTAAGAAGAGCATCTAATATTCACTCAAATAGCAGTTAGCACGTCCATTAATCGACATGGAAGTAAATTTACAAACCTCTTGTTGAATGTATACGCCAATATCACCCAGTACAATGTTCCCAGATGCATCGGTGGCATTAGTCTTTTGCAGCAAATTCTGCAATTCAAGAAGAGCATCAGTATTTAACTCTCATATATACTAAAAAGAGTCAAAAATAGATTATAAAATCCATACAAGTTTACatagttcatgaagtattgatcTATGAAGGATAAAAAAACAATACCAACTTACCTGCCCAGCTCCCTCAGCCACACAGACCACAGCAGACCCCTTTGTATCTATCAGATATTTTAAATGGCGTAGAACACCATGGGGACCATGTAGTTGGAAAGGAACCTAAGAACCATATGGTGATCATCAGTATGGCATCaagaaaatagaaactaaatgtTACATTTATATTTCGATGCATACCTCAGGAACCAAGCATACATCAATCTGCCCACTAGCAAGTGCTGCATGCATTGCTATAAATCCACTGCTGCGACCCATCAATTTTACAATGCCAACTCCATGATAAGCACTGTGTGCCTACACCAAATTATTGAATTATTGACTTAATTACATAATATCATTGATTGTCATATGACAATTTCCAGAACGAGGAAGGAAAGTAGCACAATACTACTAAGGAGAAAGAATTCAAGGACCAACCAACATGCACATGAAAGCAGCAGTAATGATACAACAATTGAAAGCAATGGACGTTACCTCAATGTAGGCAGAGTTTATTGCTCTTTGTGCTTCTTCAACAGCAGTATCAAAACCAAAAGTTTTATCCATCAATAAGATGTCATTGTCTATAGTTTTTGGAACACCAACCACAGCCACCTTTAACCGTCTTTTCCGACACTATACAATAAAACATAGAATATTCAATAGTCGGAAATggtgtttttctttgtttttctaatAAGAAGCACAAGGAGAGATTTTTAATGATAATCAAAGACCGAGTAATAATGATAGAAGGCCTCAAACTCTTGCTAATTGCAAAACCAGACTTTATAAAAGTGGACTGAAGGCTGAAGAAAGATTGAGGGTGATTCTAATTAAATTCAAGCATGTTTAGAATTGTTTTTGTAATGTCTAAACATTGCCTATTGGACTCATGTTCtcaaagagtgataggttccaATATACCACACGCTTGTGAGGTGAACTTAAAGTGTGGAAAAAGCATagtggtatatatatatatatatatatatattttatatcctGAGTGTCCGGTCCAAATTACGTGCACCTCAACTAATCTCACAGGACAACCCGCCTAACCCTACAACATTTGGATTCCTAGGTAAGTGGCCACCATGGATTGAACCAAAAGCATAGTGGTATATCATTCCAATATACTATAAATTTGTGTGGTAAACTCAAAATTGTCTAGTTAGAGACAGTCTAAGGCATACCTCATTGTGTATTGCATTAGCCCCAGCATGTGTGCCATTTCCACCCAAAACAAAAAGCATATCAATCCCCCTTTCCTGCATCATAGTCAATAGACTCAGTATATACCTCACTGATTTTCAAATGGTCTACTCCCTATAAAAAGTCTACATTATCAAACTAAGAGAGTCTGTTTTGAGACCTGCAAGCTGTCAACAATTTCGTCAATGCCAGGACCTCCCCGTGAAACTCCTAACAAACTTCCACCAGAAAGATGAATGTTCTGAACCACCTTTCTGGAAAGCTAGGAATGAACACCGCAACAAAGTCAATTAAGCAACTAAAGCTTAGGCAATGATTTCAACCATATTGCCATGTGAGAAGCAATACTGTTATAAGACATGGTTCCatagaaaatataattatatgcaTGCAGAAAAGCCACTTACCGGCATTTCGGTCAGTTCTTTGTCAGAGAATCCACGATATCCAAAGGGAATCCCAACTATCTTCTTTACACCATAAATTTCAAGTGTGATTACAATCTGTACAAGAATGCTTTTTGTTTGAGAACTAAGAAGAGATGTTGAAAACCTCTCCCAAGACAAGCgaaacatataaaatataatgaaatctacttaatttcattatttcaccAAAAACAGAAAACTATGCAATTAAAGATAAAAGTAAAACAGTGATATAAACGAAAATTTGTCTGATAACATCATTCAAACcagtaaaaaggaaaaactataaggaaaaaaagaaagcttAACCTGTCTGATAACATCATTAAGACCAGGACAGAGACCTCCACAAGTCACAATTGCTGCTTTCACTTCTTCTGGTTTGAAGTATATTTTCTCTCGAGGCCCAGCACGATGAACCCTAAAAGTAAGAATTGTTAATTATGTATGGACATCACATAACTAAGGATCTAAATGCatgaattaatttgaagaaagaACATATGCAACAAATTCTTTCCAAATTTGTAGCCCTATGATCCCCTTGACAGGCTAAACAACCCATAGTATCTAAgcactcttttcttttcttttcctgctttctttccttttttattaaattaaatgtcCCTACTACCAAGTCATGCCCCTTCTTAGTCACGATTTCAGTCCACCCTATGTTTTCTATCATAATTGAACTTCAAGCATTTATTATCCTATAAGGTTctagaaaataaacaataacTTCAACTTTTCTGGAAAAAGTCAGTATTAAAACTTTCAGCTCAATTCTACCAATGCAGGCATGCCCAACAATTGCTAACAGCTATAAATTGAAGATATTTTACCATTGTTCTACCCAAGTACAATCGGGATCAATGCACTCAGCACCGGCAGACCTAGGTGATGAGTAATTTATGACCTGGGCAGTggacaacaaaaccaaaattcagagtaaattaactaaatttctcaaaaagaaTTACACAACTGCATCTCATTGTACTTTTGGCGATAAATTTTCATGTTACCCAAATTAGAAAGTAAAAACAGGCCTAAAGAACAAAGTCAAGTATCTCATATGGCAAACCAATATTCGAGTCTACATGTCATGGAGTGTGTTTAGAAAATCTTAAATGATCATCCAACAGCTTAAGCATCGTCATTATCCATAACATAATGAATAATCAGGAAGAATTGGGCTGAAactaaagttaaaagaaaagggGAGTGATTAACGAATTAAAGAAAAACCTTCAATACGCTGTTTATAGTAAATGATGAATGACCAACCAAATCAACTTCCAAAAGGTTTTCACCATAACAGTGACTGCGAATATACCTTGAGAAGTACGCggtcatttttatttatgtatCCATGCCACTCTTCATCCGACGGATAGCCTCCAGCAAAAACGTCCGAAACCGGCGTCCTGCAATTCCAAATTCCCAATCCATACATACACATAGTAAATATCGACATTCATACCCAAACAACAAATCCACAATCAATCAAGTAACCAGAAACTAAAGGGGGGGAAAAGGCAGAACACAAGCAAAAACAAAGAGACGGAAAAGCAACCTCATCTTCAGGCAAAAAGTAGAAGGAATAGGAACAGCATCTCCAAAAACGTCAGTAATGTGGGGGAGATTAAAGCGTTTTTCAAAATCCGCCTGGTACTTCAATTTCCAATCAGGATCAGTAAAATCAATCGCGGTGTTCTTACGTCCATCCTTAACATCAACAGAGGCCAAGATTCTTCCAAAATGCTTCCTCGAACTGAGACTCAAAAAATTATCACCATTGAAACTGAAGAGTCCATTGGAAGAGCGGGATACCTGGTGATGGAAACCGAGTTTGGGACCGATCGCGTGCGAGATAGAACCCATCAAACGACGATCGGCGAGAAGAATGGAAGAACAACGTCCAAATCaaatcgaagaagaagaagcactGGCGAGACGATGATGAGAGAGTTGGGTATGTAATATACAGAAATTGGTTTCTCAGTATGAAAAGGAGAAGACGAACTCCGAGTCCGATACGAACTAAACTTTGAACAAAACTGACTGTCTGATTTTCCTGTTTTGACTTGGAACCCAACTTTATATTTAACCTTACTTTTCAACTTATATTACAATATTGCCATTGGGTTCCGCCGGCCTTCCTAATTCCTTATATCTTATATCTTCTAAAAAGTTAACTTAGATTATTCCTtttctgttttttgttttttagttcaTTAATACATTGTTTTCATCCTCTATTTTCGAGTTTGTTGAATTATAGTCTTTGAATTCTAGACTATCCAATTTTAGTAACTTTTCCCCCccaaaattcattaaataaatcatgtgaacaaaattaattaaatagtaataatattgttttttaacaaatatataaaatatgagaatatattttatagtaaaaatgggAATATAATAAaacgttttttttaataaataataaactaataGTAAGAACTagattaagatttattaaaagtatataaactaaaattagacatttaaaactatataaactaaaattgaataagttTATATCAAAATGGTGTTTTAAACTTTCAAgttcaaataaaacttttacTTTTATATTGTTACGTTTTAAATAATGACAAATTGTAaagtacaaaaactaaattattacatactaaaattggacttaattaataaaattttagtagTATAAGAATCATTTGCCTTGCATATGGCGTACTTGGATAAGATGCATAAATCTTTTTGGGCATTTTCCCAATAAATTATTAGAAACGTCACAAACAATGTTGTCTACATGATACATGTTGATAATTCGACAACATCAAAGGACAATCGAAGAATTTCAAATTATACTTATTATAGAGCCAAGAATAAAATAACGATGGCCATACCAATaccaagttttcaattttgatacTGACAAATATTTATGTGAGTAAAAGAATTTATAGAAATTATTTATATggataattaagttatttttactCTCAAATTAAGTTATGAATATTGTTATTAGAATTTCTATTCATGTTGAATAAAgagatgtattttttttttcttatgagCATTTATAAAAAGATATCAGAGTTATCAATTGATCATTAACATCGTTATCGAATAATTTGATTTACGAATATTGTAGGTTTAAAGAAACATGCAAGGAAAtaaaacagaatcattaagcattctaattcttcaattttgacatcaaaataagcatgttcatggggTATCAAGAGGATTtcattacatacctttgaataTCCTCTTCAAACACGAATTTGAGCTGCAATCAGCTCCAATTGAAGTCGTGGACCACTACTAGAGCTTCGCTACTATTCTctagccttagattgagttgtggaccTCAAAACATGCTTGAACTTAGGGAAATTGGAGGAGAGATTTTCTGGGTTTTtcagcttgttgaagaacaatttcttcaattttaaaaaaactcggCAATTCACTGCATATCCTTTTCAGCTGAATccctttttgtattttaaaccATCAACTGCAAACCCAATGTTTTGAAGTCTTCATCCCATGAAGACACCACCCACTTGGTGGAATTAGTAGATTATGGTGATTAAGGTGCTTTAAAGTTGAGTGgggtttttccaaattttcaattttttccattttgaattttgaatttcaatttcaaaatcaaaatcaattttcaactttaattttttaattaaaattgaaattttattaattttacaaaaattaattcaataactaatttttctaataaaattaataattaataaacaaataaataatttaaataattctattaatttaatatcaaatattaaattaatttgtcaccaaaTCCATcaccatgaatctctattcatgaaattaatatttaaatcatatttatatattaatcaattatccaattacgtataattccaaaattaaacgtgtaaattatatcacatataattattaattcatttaattcgaatttgaacatttcaaatcaactaatggacctacagatcatgggcttcaatgtttcgagattaattagctaaactctttacaccaaattaaccctcattctttaactaccgggtcactccattaaagcccaataattgcactcccctcattgtagatatattatgtccctCGATACAACCATAATTAGAAGTTAACCCTTcaataacgattgggtcaaaaagttgttttgtcTCCGAGATtactcttgtttcttaagtcccactaatcccctaatgaacaattagtctgtgatccgatcatcaaatcgAATCTCTCTCGGtctaatgagagggtgagaccccttgttcaagacttggaatcaacactttaagagaacaacttctctactacCCCTAAAAATAGgtagagtgaattccgtcttgcaccctatgtcaaCACTTATGTCTCcctataaagtttaagtactcatgtaatagtcatagatcttttagtttattagatttatttctaaaatgaaataagcaattcatatattcaataacaattttatcgatttacagaataagtttattgtttacaaaccacgagttttatgacataaaacccaacaatcgACATATCTATAgatattttaatctaaatataGAAAAACGTATATATTGGTcattctaaaaataataataaataaataaataatacacATTGGTCGTTTTGTGATTGTAAATTTCGTTGTGAATTTGAAGAGCACAATGGGAACACGAATggtaataatatataatattaaaataaatataatataataataaaataaataaataaaacataatgtataaataaaataaaataacaaaataagaaatgagaaaattctcaaatttctccaGTTTCTCcaatttgtataaaatttacCCAATgtgtgtgtgattttaagattcaccaaatatcactatttataggcaaagtgacatgtagaatgtggacttacatggacaccaagtaTGAATAATTATAAGGCACATGAACAACATGAAGGGTAACACATGGTTTTTGAAATACTAAGCAGTGgatatctatttattattacaatattcataatactcccccttagatgctatatatatatatatatatatgaaatatgtcttgttaaaaccttactaggaaaaacctaatggaaaaaaaccctagtgaaggaaaaggagtatatatttcatataatatatactcctaaaagaatacaatatatttattcCCTTCATGAAAACTTCACTGAAGATCTCTAAGTCGCCACATTCCAATGTTTTgcactaatttttcaaaagttgcggttgataatgtctttgtaaataagtcagccagattatccttcgaacaaatttgttgtatagtgatgtcgccattttcttcaagatcatgagtgtagaaaagcttcagtgaaatatgttttgttttatctcctttaatatatcctcctttgatttgggctatgtaaactatgttgtcttcgt contains:
- the LOC120089800 gene encoding ATP-dependent 6-phosphofructokinase 5, chloroplastic; amino-acid sequence: MGSISHAIGPKLGFHHQVSRSSNGLFSFNGDNFLSLSSRKHFGRILASVDVKDGRKNTAIDFTDPDWKLKYQADFEKRFNLPHITDVFGDAVPIPSTFCLKMRTPVSDVFAGGYPSDEEWHGYINKNDRVLLKVINYSSPRSAGAECIDPDCTWVEQWVHRAGPREKIYFKPEEVKAAIVTCGGLCPGLNDVIRQIVITLEIYGVKKIVGIPFGYRGFSDKELTEMPLSRKVVQNIHLSGGSLLGVSRGGPGIDEIVDSLQERGIDMLFVLGGNGTHAGANAIHNECRKRRLKVAVVGVPKTIDNDILLMDKTFGFDTAVEEAQRAINSAYIEAHSAYHGVGIVKLMGRSSGFIAMHAALASGQIDVCLVPEVPFQLHGPHGVLRHLKYLIDTKGSAVVCVAEGAGQNLLQKTNATDASGNIVLGDIGVYIQQEMKKYFKEISVPVDVKYIDPTYMIRACRANASDGILCTVLGQNAVHGAFAGYSGITVGICNTHYVYLPIPEVISYPRLLDPNSRMWHRCLTSTGQPDFI